A region from the Coffea eugenioides isolate CCC68of chromosome 9, Ceug_1.0, whole genome shotgun sequence genome encodes:
- the LOC113782571 gene encoding senescence-specific cysteine protease SAG39-like: MASKSAKQFFSILLIQWMVLQATSRVISEISMIERHEHWMASYGRQYKDTAEKEKRYQIFKANVEYIDLVNRAGNKPYKLSANQFADLTNEEFKAAHIGHISLSKDKSTAILSSSEYDKIVTAIPPSLDWRRKGAVAPIREVSCAWTIPAVNAVEALIKIKTGKLYTLSNQEIVDCSTRLDCYQGSTEDAFEFIKQHGLTTESNYPSKDNKGTCNTNKGKEPVAKISGYNYVPEDDEKALLQVLANQPLAVMVDASGADFQFYAGGVFTGECGTDIDHGVTLVGYGTSNSTLKYWRIKNSWGKGWGEDGYMRMERDIAAKEGMCGIAIEPIYPTL, translated from the exons ATGGCATCAAAATCTGCGAAGCAATTCTTCTCTATTCTTCTGATTCAGTGGATGGTTCTCCAAGCCACGTCTCGGGTAATCAGTGAGATTTCAATGATTGAAAGACATGAGCATTGGATGGCCAGTTATGGGCGTCAATACAAGGACACTGCAGAGAAGGAAAAGCGTTACCAAATATTCAAGGCCAATGTGGAGTACATTGACTTGGTTAATAGAGCAGGTAACAAACCATACAAGCTAAGTGCCAATCAATTTGCGGATTTGACCAATGAAGAGTTCAAAGCAGCTCATATTGGGCACATAAGCCTCTCCAAGGATAAATCAACAGCAATCCTATCATCTTCTGAGTATGATAAAATTGTTACTGCAATTCCCCCTAGCTTGGATTGGAGGCGAAAGGGAGCTGTTGCACCAATCCGCGAAGTGTCAT GTGCTTGGACAATTCCTGCTGTTAATGCTGTGGAAGCCCTAATCAAGATCAAAACAGGAAAGCTATACACTctttcaaatcaagaaattgtgGACTGCAGCACTCGTCTTGATTGTTATCAAGGCTCCACAGAAGATGCCTTTGAGTTCATCAAACAACATGGACTTACAACTGAGAGCAACTACCCCTCCAAAGATAATAAAGGCACTTGTAACACCAACAAGGGAAAAGAACCAGTGGCCAAGATCAGTGGCTACAACTACGTCCCAGAAGACGATGAGAAGGCACTTTTACAAGTACTAGCTAACCAACCACTGGCCGTAATGGTTGATGCTTCAGGTGCAGATTTCCAGTTCTATGCAGGTGGTGTTTTCACAGGTGAATGTGGAACTGACATAGATCATGGTGTAACATTGGTTGGTTATGGTACCAGTAATTCCACATTGAAGTATTGGAGGATCAAGAATTCATGGGGTAAAGGTTGGGGAGAGGATGGATACATGAGGATGGAAAGGGATATTGCTGCCAAAGAAGGAATGTGTGGGATTGCCATAGAACCGATCTATCCCACCCTGTGA